ACTTAAGGACATAATAAagatagtgaaaattttgtacatCATAAATTCTTTATGTGATTATAAATCACtaatgtaatttcatgttCAATGTATCATATGTTCATATGTAAATAAGACGTGATGACCTAACCTCCCTTtgagtacatatatattaaataaatttttaataatgctCGACGATTAATTTAActcaaattactataactcactataaacTAATAGTTTATATAACAGTTTATTAtgacatatagtagataattgatttccatcaatttacttaattattttttaaaatcgaAATTTCCCCGaaatttccatcaaaattttcaatttcgaATCCTCGATATTTCCATTCTCGCTTAAATTTTAATCATTGCTCTGATGCATTCGAAGTTTCATACCACTGAATCACTGATATATCAATCAATATCATATATACCAAGCAAAGCTAGCTAGAACCGAACCGGAACCCTTGACACTGTTATTTTTGCAGGGGTGGAACTGCGTTCACCTTTGACGGGGTCCGGACCCCCCTAACATTTGTATATCTTCCACAATCACCGTATATATATCTTACAAAATGATGAAATTATGTGTTGATTGACTTAATTCAATCACtgaaccccccccccccctcccccATCAATGACAACAACAAATAAGGaacaattaaagagaaaaatttaGAATTGAAAGTACTTAATATAAACTAATTACACCCATTTCTTGTAAAATAATACGTAAGTGTCgtttatatatacatttagTTATTATTGACATTTAATATCTTAAACTCTTGATTTATAAAACATAATAAGTTACGTAAAACTTGTTAAATTTAATGAGATTATCCCCTATACATCTCACCCTTTTCAAGATTCAAATTATGGTTCCGCCATTGTTGTTTTAGACAATGAATCTAAAAAACTATTGAGGCTCCATATATGTATAAGCTGCGAGCTACTCTAGCTTCCATCAGCGTCTCATTTTGAtacataaaccctaaactatATTCTGGTATTCTTTTGTTTTAGTTAATATATTCTGGTATTCTACTCGAGTACGTATTAATAaacatttcaattttcaatttcatttgatgaatttCCTGCTCACCTTTTGCTCTTTGGAATGCGAGATTCCAATGCCTGAAAATCTTATCCATAGACTATAGTATATAAAGAAAGTTCCATTTCCATAGAAGCAACGGAAGCCATGTTAATTTCTTCTGAATGAGGCTGtatcatattatatatacccgcaACATATCTCACGTAGTGTAttattttaatgttattggttcatttttttactgtgattgtttctgattagttcttatatgtaaataattttttgtcattttcaccacgtacatattaattatatcATGGCATCATATAATTGGCTGAGTACAACACATGACAATCCCACGTGTTATTTAGGGTACACGTAATAATTACACTACGCCCAAATAGCAATACATTTCCACTCCCACAGCCTCCTATCCTATTTTACCGCGCAGTAACCCAAAAACAAATGAACGTAAAAAATAAGGGGCAGTAATTCAACGCAGTCAGGCCTAGGGAACCCAACAACGTGTTCGTACATCAGAGTGGGCCAGCCTTGTGTTAAGGCCCCAAAATCTCACATCAGGACAAAAGTAGTTTGACTTTTATCAATTTAAATCCCCCGTCGTCGACCATTAATCTTGTCCTTTTTGGTAGACCAAAACGCATTCAAACACTTCACTAAACGACAGCCCAACATTGCGCGCCTCCAAATATTGACAAGTGGGTTCTGAACAGATGCAAAGCTTGAACGAGAAGTCATAGGCCAACCGAGCTTAAACTCCTAATTAATCTCgcttaattaatcaaaattctaaactaatctctcttctttctcaTAACTTTTCAGCTAAAGACTTCGTCTCTCCCAAGTCACAGTGCTTTTTATTCACAgaatatatatctctctctctctgttccaAGAGTGGCCTTATAAAAACGCTGTCTTTTTCTCATCTCCGTTCTGTTTCAGCTGAAAGCTCAATTGGGTTTTGTTCATTTGTTCTTATAGTTCAAGTAGTTGTGAAGTAGGCTTCAGGAAAGCAGCTTTCAGATTCTCTGATTGTGGTCATTTTTAGGAACCAGGGTTGGATCAGTTTTTACTGTTTGTGGGGGAGTTTTGAATTTTGGGGCTTCCATTGGTTTTTACAGTCTTGGGTTTAATCATTGCGTTTCTGGGAGTGATGGATATTTTGGTCAGAGTTATTGAGCTGTTAGGTGGGACCGTGGGAATAGccaaaaataaagaagagACCTTGACTGTTAGATGAGATAGAGATGAGACTGAAGCCTAGAAAATGAATACTTCGTACCTACAAAGCTTCTTCTTTGGAGTTTTCCAGATAAAACCCAACTGgtagaattttgttttttgttgttgctCTTGTCCTGTAAATTGAACTCCAAAAAACCGACACAAGTAAGAAGTATTGTTAGTCTTCCGATGCCGACGGACTTAGATAACTCCTCCACAGCTTCAGGAGAGGCTAGTGTTTCTTCCTCCGGTAACCAAACTGCTCCGGCTCCAAAACCAAACACCAAGAAAAAGCGAAACTTGCCCGGAATGCCAGGTAATTCAAAAACCCCAAATCAATTCTGTACAGTTTTGGTACAACCTTGTTAGTTAAATTGGGTTTCTGGGTTTGTTTGACTTTACTGCAGATCCAGATGCAGAGGTGATTGCTCTGTCTCCGAAGACCCTTATGGCAACGAACCGATTCGTCTGCGAAATCTGCAACAAAGGGTTTCAGAGGGATCAGAATCTGCAGCTCCATCGCCGAGGTCATAATCTGCCGTGGAAGTTGAGGCAGAGATCGACCAAAGAGGTCAAGAAGAGAGTCTATGTCTGCCCTGAAGCTTCTTGTGTCCACCATGATCCTTCTAGAGCTTTGGGTGATCTGACTGGGATTAAGAAGCACTTTTGTAGAAAGCACGGCGAGAAGAAGTGGAAATGCGACAAGTGCTCGAAGAAATATGCGGTTCAGTCGGATTGGAAAGCTCATTCTAAGATTTGTGGCACCAGAGAGTATAAATGTGATTGTGGGACTATGTTTTCAAGGTAAAGTTTTAATCTTAATGATGTTCAAGTTTTATGATTTTGAGcttgttgggttttgggtttttgcTGAAGATTTTGGTTCTTGGTTTTCTGAAGGAGGGATAGCTTCATAACACACAGGGCTTTCTGTGATGCTTTGGCTGAGGAAAGTGCTAGAGGTCCTGCTCAGACTCAAAATGTGAATTTGAATTCAGAATCAGACCCAAAGGTTCAGACAGTAAATTCacatccaccaccaccacctcctgcACAGGCTTCAGTTCCATCCCAACCCTCAAATTCTTCAGCTCCATCTCAACAACCAGCTGCTCTGGCTATTCAGAGTTCAGGTAAATACACCTAAATTTGGAAACTTCTCTATCTTTCAGTTCGGTTTTGTCTGGATGTGTTTATTGTGTCTGAATAAACGGCAACGTCTTACGTAGTTAAAGTACCGGTATTCTGAAATATATTCACCATTAGTTGTTATTAATAATTAGAATTCAACAGTTGAGATTGATGCTAACATGATTGAGTACCAAAACTTTGAGTATGCAAGAATTTTTGCTGAATAAACAACAAAATCCAAAATCCTTGGCATCTTTACTCTGCTTGCGTGTGTCTCTTTCCCTTAAAAAATTTGGAGTTTAGTAGTTTTTGTCTGTTAATGAATTCTCTTGTTAAACTGCAAGATGTATCACACAGCATGGTAATTGATCAGGGATTTGGGAATTCGATAAAATTAATCTTATTTAGAGTTTCCATTGAACTTATGCTTCCATACTCTTGAATGAGTTGAATCTCAATAAATATACAGGTGATCGAAAGCTAAAAAGTGAGAGTAAGTGGATTGGATAAAAGAAACCATTATTGATCCTCCTTTACCCTGCAAAAGTTTTTATGTAGAGAAAGGCTCAACTTTCTATGATGTATGTTCAACAGTTTTATGTGactcttctttggttttatctTATTGCCCTTAGTTGCAATGCCAGAGTTGCCTGAAAAGCTCCCAGAAGATTGCCCTGCTGTGACTCAGCGGAAAGGACACTGTAGCAGTAGCAACAGCTCGGGCAGCAATGGTAGTACAAGCAGTAGTGTATTTGCAAGTTTATTTGCTTCGTCAACAACATCTGGAGCAAGCTTGCAACCTCCTCAACCTCCTGCATATACAGACTTAATTCGAGCCAACAGGCAACCAGACCAACCAACTGACCTGGCGACATCGTCTTCAATCGAGCCTATCTCTCTTGGCCTCTCAACCAGTCACACGTCCTCGATTTTTGGGACAGCAGGACAGGAGCATAGGCAGTATGCGTCTCCACCTCAACCTGCAATGTCTGCCACCGCACTGCTTCAGAAAGCTGCTCAAATGGGTGCAGCAGCGACTAATGCATCATTGCTCCGTGGGTTTGGCATTGTGTCCTCCGCATCTTCTTCTGCAGAACAAGAGAGCATGCAATGGAATCAGCGACAAGCAGAAACAGATAGTGCCTCAATTGCTGCAGGGCTTGGACTTGGTCTTCCTTGTGATGGTTCTGGATGGAAGGAATTAATGATGGGAAGTCCTTCAATGTTTGGTCCTAAGCAGACAACACTTGATCTTTTAGGATTGGGAATGGCTGCTGGTAATAACCCCAACAGTGGCCTGTCAGCCCTAATTACTTCCATCGGTGGTGGTCTAGATGTGGCTTCTGCAGCTGCATCATTTGGAAGTGGAGAATATGGCGATAAAGATTTGGCCAGGAGCTcatgaaattgaaaaagaaacaagtCCTTGTCTCCATCTGACTTGAAGAACTGGTGTAAAGGTGCAGAATGAACAATGATCCCAAGACGATATAAACAGtaaaaatattgaattgcgCTCATAGGAGGTAAACATCAGACAGGCGGTTGagtcttttttttaatgttctGCTGCCATGGTGACTGAGGGAGGAAATGAGAGTATGTTGCTTGTGTGGATGTTTTGAAGTGTAAAATCTCAGAACCGTTCTTCCCTGTGTTGTTTAACCTTGGAATCATATGGTGGTGCAAGCTAGAGGATGAAGAGAAGGCGAACATGTGTCTTTAAGgtgctttggtgaatgaaTGTGTACCTGCTGCAGAACATGTGTCTTTAATTCTGTCAAATTTCTAACGCCAAGCCCTGTGGTAAAGgatgagtttgaatttttacCACCATGGACTTGTAGATTAGGCTGTAGTAGAAACACAGGTTTGGGGCTGATATTGTAAAATACTGTGTTAGTAGTTACTAGTTAGTACGCTAGTTTAGGAGTCCTGGCATGGATTTGGATCAACTTCCATGTCTTGTACTTGTAGTTAAACTAAGATCAAGTTATTATAAACTTAGATCAATCATAGTCTCAACCTTTCACTATTCAGCAATATTGTAGAAACAATACGATATATATGCTACGTATCTGATTAATCAAAACTTATAGGAAGTTACGCTCTAGTATatgtcaaaaatgaaaaattatgtCCAAAATAAAATGAGTCTCATGTGGACAAGAAATGGTTCATCTTCTATTGTTTTGGCATTTGATTCGCGCAATGAGGTCTTCGAGCTGATACCATTACCTACACATCGTGAACCAAACTATGAAGACTGACTTTTATGACctttggttgatgaatctgGAGGAGGATTCTCCTGCTACTTGGACTATTGAATTTACATGTGAAACCCTATCGCTACCAGGACAGTGCTTTGGAGCTTGGAAGAGAACTTTTCAGAAGAGGAAATCAAGCAGACGGTCATGAAAATCTTTTTTCTATACAAACCTAGAGCCAAAGTGAGAGCCATTCCAAATCTTAAAAGAGGTTACAAGTATTGTAAAGCAGTTGATTATGTGAAAAGCCTAGTTTCTGTGTAAATTAACAACATGCAGATAAATGAGGCGGAAACACAAGCTATTATAGGATGTGGTCATTGAAAAATTATTagtttaatttgaatttgaagtaaattttattttgaaaatgagattgaggaGACGATGTTAAGCTCTAAATTTttacttattttattttgaacaatTAGATCCTCATATATTACGACTTCGGTAGTTTCAAATATTCTCTAGTGAAGAGTAAAACATTAAAATGACCGTAAAATATTTAAAAGGCTCAAGATGAACATTAATGGTTCGTATCTAGTGAGACATGCCAAAGGTGGCTTAGGTGGGATTGGGGTGGTGGCTTAGCGGCGCTAGCTAGGCCTTTTAATTAGGCTTGCCACATCTGCGCTGCACTTGGAAGCTGAGGCATTACATAATGATATATGCTACATGAGCTAAATTCGGGGGGACCGAGCTTCATGTAGCTTTGTATTCTGGTGTGTCAGCTCAGTGAGACATGCACACAACAAGTCAAAATCAAAGTGTTAGCAGTGCGCCGACATTCGATCCTCCGAAAACTTACGTTAATATACGGAGCGGAAGAAGTTCGAGAATTAAG
This genomic interval from Argentina anserina chromosome 1, drPotAnse1.1, whole genome shotgun sequence contains the following:
- the LOC126805038 gene encoding zinc finger protein GAI-ASSOCIATED FACTOR 1-like isoform X1, with translation MPTDLDNSSTASGEASVSSSGNQTAPAPKPNTKKKRNLPGMPDPDAEVIALSPKTLMATNRFVCEICNKGFQRDQNLQLHRRGHNLPWKLRQRSTKEVKKRVYVCPEASCVHHDPSRALGDLTGIKKHFCRKHGEKKWKCDKCSKKYAVQSDWKAHSKICGTREYKCDCGTMFSRRDSFITHRAFCDALAEESARGPAQTQNVNLNSESDPKVQTVNSHPPPPPPAQASVPSQPSNSSAPSQQPAALAIQSSVAMPELPEKLPEDCPAVTQRKGHCSSSNSSGSNGSTSSSVFASLFASSTTSGASLQPPQPPAYTDLIRANRQPDQPTDLATSSSIEPISLGLSTSHTSSIFGTAGQEHRQYASPPQPAMSATALLQKAAQMGAAATNASLLRGFGIVSSASSSAEQESMQWNQRQAETDSASIAAGLGLGLPCDGSGWKELMMGSPSMFGPKQTTLDLLGLGMAAGNNPNSGLSALITSIGGGLDVASAAASFGSGEYGDKDLARSS
- the LOC126805038 gene encoding zinc finger protein GAI-ASSOCIATED FACTOR 1-like isoform X2, producing the protein MPTDLDNSSTASGEASVSSSGNQTAPAPKPNTKKKRNLPGMPDPDAEVIALSPKTLMATNRFVCEICNKGFQRDQNLQLHRRGHNLPWKLRQRSTKEVKKRVYVCPEASCVHHDPSRALGDLTGIKKHFCRKHGEKKWKCDKCSKKYAVQSDWKAHSKICGTREYKCDCGTMFSRRDSFITHRAFCDALAEESARGPAQTQNVNLNSESDPKVQTVNSHPPPPPPAQASVPSQPSNSSAPSQQPAALAIQSSELPEKLPEDCPAVTQRKGHCSSSNSSGSNGSTSSSVFASLFASSTTSGASLQPPQPPAYTDLIRANRQPDQPTDLATSSSIEPISLGLSTSHTSSIFGTAGQEHRQYASPPQPAMSATALLQKAAQMGAAATNASLLRGFGIVSSASSSAEQESMQWNQRQAETDSASIAAGLGLGLPCDGSGWKELMMGSPSMFGPKQTTLDLLGLGMAAGNNPNSGLSALITSIGGGLDVASAAASFGSGEYGDKDLARSS